GGGGTATGGTGATATGGTCTTGCTGGATAATTTCATGTCCATAGTAAAGCACATCAATATCAATATTTCTAGAACTATAAACCTTTGATACATGAGGTGCTCTTCCTAAATCTTTTTCGATTTTTTGAAGTGTAACTAAAAGTTCCTGAGCAGCTAGATGAGTTTCAATGGCAACGCAACAATTTAAAAAGTCTTCAGCTTCAAAACCCCAAGACGTACTTTGGTATACATTTGAAATCGCAGTTACCGGGGCTACTTTTGTCGCTATGGTAAAGATAGCAGTTTGTAGGTAAAAAAGTTTGTCGCCGAGGTTACTCCCTAAGGATAAGTAAATAGTTTTGGGTTTGTTCATAATCGCATCACAAAATAAATAAAACTATTTTACAATCATTATCTTTGCAGCGAATTTATAACAAAATTTTAATGAGATTTTTAGGAAACTTACTGGCAGCCATTTTTGGAAGCCTTATTGCCTTTGGTGTATTGTTTGGAATGTTTGTCATTTTTATTGCCCTTGTTGGCAGTGCAGATGATGTAAAGACGGTAAAAGACAATTCGGTTTTAGAAATACAAATTCAGAACCCGGTCGCTGATTATGTGGGTAGGGATGCATCAGATCCGTTTGCGGGTTTATTTCAACAATCTCAAGGCCTTGATGAAATTTTACATGCCATTGATGTAGCTAAAAATGATATTAAAATTAAAGGAATAAGCATCAATAACAACTTTGTGATTGCTGGTTATTCACAAACACAAGCCATTCGGAGTGCCTTAGAAAATTTTAAAGCAAGTGGTAAGTTTGTGTACGGTTACGCAGATGTATTAACTCAAAAAGATTATTATTTAGCCTCAGTATCTGACAGTTTATTTTTGAACAAGGTGGGTACGATGGATTTTAGAGGACTATCTTCCGAAGTTTTATTTTATAAAGATTTGCAGGAAAAAACGGGACTAAAAATGGAGGTAATTCGCCATGGTAAATATAAAAGTGCGGTAGAGCCTTATTTGGCTAACGAAATGAGTGACGCGAACAGAACTCAAATCAAAGAGTTATTACATTCTTTATGGACTTCTATGGTCAGTGAAATTGCAGTAAATAGAAAGATATCTTCAGAAAATTTAAACATCATTGCGGATACCTTAGGAGGAAGAACGCCACTTTTAGCCAAAGAATCGGGCCTAATTGATGATGTAGTATTTTTTGACGAATATGAAACTAAACTAAGAAATGCCACCAAAACGGTACAAAGTGATGCTCTGAATTATATTTCTTTAGAAGATTATATCCAGACAGCGAATAAAAAAACACTTCTAAAAGGAGATGGCAAAATAGCTATTATTTATGCCCAAGGCGAAATTCTTTATGGTGATGGTGGGCCTAATTTTATAGGTCAAGGTATTATGAATGAATCTCTTAAGAGGGCAAGAGAAGATGATGCTGTAAAAGCCATTGTTTTACGCGTAAATTCTCCTGGAGGTAGTGCTTTAACTTCAGATCTTATTTGGCGTGAGGTAGCCTTGACTAAAAAAATAAAACCTGTCATTGTTTCTATGGGAGACGTAGCTGCTTCGGGAGGCTATTATATTGCAGCAGGTGCCGATAAAATATTTGCAGAAACCACAACCATTACGGGTTCAATAGGTGTTTTTGGTACCATCCCAAACGGCACTGAACTCGCAAAAATTATAGGAATAAATGCAGAACAAGTCGGAACCAATAAAAATTCGGTTGAGTATTCTTTTTTTGAACCAATGACAGATGATTTTAGAAGCATAGTTCAAGAAGGGGTAGAACAAACGTATCAAACTTTTTTGGCTAGGGTAGCAGAAGGCAGAAATATCACTATAGCTCAGGCCGATAGTTTAGCGCAAGGCAGAGTTTGGAGTGGCACAGATGCTAAAAATAATGGTTTAATCGATG
The sequence above is drawn from the Cellulophaga sp. Hel_I_12 genome and encodes:
- the sppA gene encoding signal peptide peptidase SppA produces the protein MRFLGNLLAAIFGSLIAFGVLFGMFVIFIALVGSADDVKTVKDNSVLEIQIQNPVADYVGRDASDPFAGLFQQSQGLDEILHAIDVAKNDIKIKGISINNNFVIAGYSQTQAIRSALENFKASGKFVYGYADVLTQKDYYLASVSDSLFLNKVGTMDFRGLSSEVLFYKDLQEKTGLKMEVIRHGKYKSAVEPYLANEMSDANRTQIKELLHSLWTSMVSEIAVNRKISSENLNIIADTLGGRTPLLAKESGLIDDVVFFDEYETKLRNATKTVQSDALNYISLEDYIQTANKKTLLKGDGKIAIIYAQGEILYGDGGPNFIGQGIMNESLKRAREDDAVKAIVLRVNSPGGSALTSDLIWREVALTKKIKPVIVSMGDVAASGGYYIAAGADKIFAETTTITGSIGVFGTIPNGTELAKIIGINAEQVGTNKNSVEYSFFEPMTDDFRSIVQEGVEQTYQTFLARVAEGRNITIAQADSLAQGRVWSGTDAKNNGLIDELGGLDDAVKAAAQMVNLETYGTQSYPKYKSGLERFMEDFGGATSTLKQNFIKKELGDDAYRILLEFKTGITRKGVQARMPYVLSIK